In a genomic window of Bombina bombina isolate aBomBom1 chromosome 8, aBomBom1.pri, whole genome shotgun sequence:
- the LOC128638775 gene encoding gastrula zinc finger protein XlCGF67.1-like produces the protein MCATSNKRRKLPQVSSKSFTSRSNRIIHQRIHTGEKPFVCMECGKSFVSNRNLVIHKRVHTHEKTLACTECGKALSSSGNLVQHMKLHTVEKQVTCTDCGKCFISSSRLNVHKRIHTGEAPYACSDCGKRVKQLTSHNIHRISHTGERFPCPECGKYFVHKILLKAHRKIHTGEKLFSCSDCGKCFIHWSSFILHTRTHTGERPFECSNYGKCFKRASALAVHKRSHTGERLFVCLDCGKCFIQFV, from the exons ATGTGTGCAACCAGCAATAAAAGGAGGAAACTTCCACAAGTATCATCAAAA AGTTTTACTAGTAGATCAAATCGTATTATACATCAGAGAATTCACACTGGAGAGAAACCATTTGTCTGCATGGAATGTGGGAAAAGTTTTGTCAGTAACAGGAATCTTGTAATACATAAGAGAGTTCATACTCATGAAAAAACGCTTGCGTGTACTGAGTGCGGGAAAGCTTTGTCTAGTAGTGGAAATCTTGTTCAACATATGAAACTCCATACAGTAGAAAAGCAAGTAACTTGTACcgattgtgggaaatgttttattagTAGCTCACGCCTTAATGTACACAagagaattcacacaggagaagcACCATATGCCTGTTCTGATTGCGGGAAACGGGTTAAACAGCTAACTTCTCATAACATACATAGGATAAGTCACACCGGAGAGAGATTTCCATGTCCTGAATGTGGGAAATACTTTGTTCATAAAATATTGCTTAAGGCTCATAGGaagattcatacaggagaaaaactattttcatgttctgattgtgggaaatgttttattcattggtcaagttttattttacatacaagAACACATACGGGGGAAAGGCCATTTGAATGTTCTAATTATGGCAAATGTTTCAAGCGGGCATCTGCTCTGGCTGTACATAAGAGATCTCACACAGGGGAAAGGCTGTTTGTATGTCTtgattgtggaaaatgttttattcaGTTTGTCTAG